Below is a genomic region from Sneathia vaginalis.
GTATATCCTAATACTAAATAGCTAACACCTTGTGAGAAAAAGAAATTTTCTATTGATGTTATTATCTTTAATGAGAATAACTTCTTTTCTCTAAAACTAACTAGTATTTGAGAAAATGCTAGTATAAAGCCAAAAATCTTAAATAAGTCCCTATATCTTATCTTCGGTTTATATGCCTTAACATAGTACCAGAAGATGAATAAGAACTGTGTTAAAAATATGGCCCTTGCTCCTTTTAATGAATCTAGTAATTTTACTAGAAGGTATATACTAGAAAAGATTAAAAACTCACTCTTTTCTGGTTTTGATACTAGGAAGATTATAAAGGCAATGGTCATTATTGTACCACTTGCATAAGTATATGACGGATATTCAATATTTCTTAAAATTCCAGTATAGTATGCGTTATACCCATAAGCTAGTATGGCTTTAAACTGGATAAATAGCTTTATTGCAAGCATGAATGAGAAGACTATAAATACAATCTTAGAAAATTGTATATTTACTTCATCTCTTTTTATAGTAATATCAAAGTCAAGCTTACTTGTTTTAATTGCTATTAAAAAACCTAAATGTATGAATAAAAGGCAGATTAAAAAGACATATATTATCTCATTTACTACTGATGTACAAAAGTAGTAATTAGCAAACTTTGTTGCCCAACCTATTCTTGCATACTCTAAAAAATCTAGTGCTATTCTACTAAAATTAAATAGACCTAGGGTGTACAAAAATATCATATATGAGTTAATATAGTCAACAAATATATTTGCTGTATACATAGTATATGCATATATTAAAAGAAGGTATACTTCTTTAAACTTTATCATATCATCACTTAAAACATTGAAAAGTAAAAGCGAGATAAGTATTACAAATATATGCATAACTAAGACCTTATTTTTCTTCATTCTTTATTCTCCATTTAAAATACATATACACACCTATTGGAAATCCAAGTATAGCAAACAATTTTGAATTTGCTTCCCTTATTATCTCAAAGATACTCTTTTTTGCAATAAGTGAGAACTTAATATATCTACTTGCGTTAAGTAGACTTTTTTTAAGTCTTAATGTTTGATTGTAGTATAGGGCTTGCCCCTTAGGATTTTTACAAAGTAATTTATCATATTTAGATGTTAATCCATTATCTAGGTATTCCTTTATTTCAAATATCTCATTTATCCAATACATTGTATATTTTTCTGATATCATATTGTATAAATATGCTTCTGTTGTAAATTTTTCTCCTTCAAACACCTTAAATCTATATTGTTTTAATATATCAGTTTTAAAGCATAGACCCTTATCACCGCTTACATTATGCTCGTTATATTGACTAAAAATACTAACATCTTTTAGGGCTAGCTTTGTTCCTATAACTGTTTTTCTATCATAACCAGATAAATATCCAACCCCAGCTTGGTGACTATTTGTCTTTTTCATACACTCCTGTATTTTTTCTAAGGCATCTTCTACTAGATAGTCATCTGAATCAAGGCACATAAAGTATTTTGCCTTGGCTTTTTCTATTGCAAGGTTGTACGCTCTTTGTTTACCACCATTTTTTACATATACATACTGTATATCTAAATCTTTAAACTCATCTACAACCTCTTTAGTATTATCTGTAGATCCATCGTCTATTATTAGCCAAGTAAAATCTTTAAAGGTTTGATTTTTTAATGACTCATATGTTCTTTTTAGTTTACTCTTCCTATTATACGTTGGCGTAAATATATTAAATGTTTTCTCCAATTTTTATCATCCTTTATTATTATCCCTATACAAATTAAGATGTATAGAAGCTTTAGTAAGATACTAACAATACCTATTGGTCTTCTTGTTAGATATATTAATATGGGATTAAATGCTAGTAAAAAGTAGATAACGAACTTGTAGTATCTAAACTTTATCTTAAAGCATCTATTTATTATTACAAACTCTATAATCGCTCTTGTTGTAAGAGCTATTAGTGTTGTAAGCCCTGCTATATACACAGCATTAGACTTAAATATTGGTATAAGTATTAGGTTTAGTGAAACATTAATCACTAGTGCTAAGAATGTAAACACTACAATGTACTTACTCTTTTCAAAGTAATGGAAGTAGTAGTCTAGTGCATAAAGTGATTGTACTATAGCTGACGTTAAAACTACTGGCATATACTGTATGGCTAATAGGTAGTGTTTAGGAAATAGTAAAGATATAGCTTCGGGTGAAAAAAGGCTTGCACCTATACAGAAAAACGCTAGTATAGAAAAAAATAGTTCTAGGTTTCTGTTTATCTTTTCATTTCGTATATCAAGGTATAGCTCAGCTGTCCATGCGTTAATAAATGAGCCTGTAATAACGGACAATATTCTTGAACCTGTATATGCTAGAGTATATGCCCCTATTAGTCCGTATGATATATTAAATACTGCTAATATATATCTATCACTAAAATTAACTAATTGATCTGTTAGTTCTATAAATATCAACGGAACCCCGTTATATATCGAATATACCAAATAGTTTTTAGAAAATTTTATATGTATATCCTTAAAGTATTCTACATACAAGAATATTAATAGGGTAATAACAGCACATAAATTAGCAAACTGATTTCCAAATATACCTAAATGTAGTTTAGATATGAAGTATATTGCAAGTATGTAGTTTGTAAAAAAAGATATTAATGAGCCTATTGCAACCTTAAAATACTTCTTTTCTATACGAAACAATGAAAGTGCCATATTATTAAGTGAATTTACCATTGCTATTATCATAGAAATTAGAACTAGTAGATAATCTACTTTAAATATCTTTTCTATAACCCCTCTAAAACATGGTATTAAAAATACTACTAATACTAATAGATTTAGGAATAGTATGAATATTACAACGGTAAATTTAAATGTTTCTAGTTCTTGCTTATTATCCTTTAAATCAACGTATTTTTTTAAAATGACATTATAGAATCCTAGTCCTAATACAATAGTAAATATGGTTGTAATTGGTGATAATATCCCTATTATCCCAAATTCTTCTGTAGTTAGTATTCTTGTCATTATAGGTAAGAACACTAACCCACCTAGCTTAATTATTGTATTGGCTAGTGTATATATTAATGTTCCTTTTAAAATGCTACTTTTCATCTATTATACCTGCTATTTTTTTTATCTCTTGGTCTTTTGATTTAGGGCAAATTAAAAGGTTGTCCTTTGTATTTACAACAATTAAGTCATCTAGTCCAACAACAACAATATTTTTCCCATCTTCTTTGTTTATTACAATATTCTTGCTACTTTGTAACCCAAGATATTTATCCTTGCTAATTATTATCGAGTCTTGTTCATTTTTTTCAAAAACTTTATCTAATGAGCTAAAACTTCCAACATCATTCCAGTCAAAGCTAACTGGTACAACTTTACATAAATTTGTCTTTTCTAAGACCCCTATGTCAAAACTAATACGTTCTGCATCAAGTGATAATGCATAGTGCTTAGGTAAGTACTTTTCTATTTCTCCTAATATTACTTTAGAACTTGCAAATAGCATACCACTATTCCATAGATAGTTACCTTCTTCTAAGTATTTTTCTGCTGTTTCCCTATTAGGTTTTTCACGGAATTCTATAACATCATTATCCCTGTACTTTATATACCCATAAGCTGTTTCAGGATATTGAGGTTTTATTCCCATGATAACGATATTGTCTTTAAAAGTTAAGGCCTTTTCTATACTTTCCTTAAACAGTTCATCATTTCTAATTAAATGATCTGATGGGAAGATAGAAATATGTGTATCAATACCATATATATCTACAATTTTTTTTACTGAATACGCTATACAAAATGATGTATCTTTTGATACAGGTTCTATTAATATATTATCAAAATCTTTTAAAGTTTGTCTTATTCTTTTTTCTAAACCTTTCCCTGTTACTATATACACCTTATCATATATTCCAGTTCTATTTAATCTATCTATAGTTTCTTCTAATAGTGTCTTATCTGAAAACAATTTTAATAATTGCTTTGGAGTGTCTTTAGTTGATAATGGCCAAAATCTTGTACCAGATCCACCTGCCATAATTATCGCTATATTCATCTTACCACTTTTCCTTCTAATACCTTTATTTCAAATGTTATCAAGTCACAATATGGTGTTGGTATACCATATTCCTTACCTTTTTTAGATATATATCCGTTTAAAAAATCTATTTCTGTCTTTCTCTTATGTTGTCTTAAATCTTGGTGCATAGATGGATAGTGTTTAGATCCCTTAAAATCTTTTGTTGTGCATATTCTAACCTTTTCAAATGTTTTTTCTTTGTTAAAATCAACACCTTCTTTTAAGGCTATCTTATGAAATTCTTCTATTATACCTTTTTGTATTTGTTCTAATAAGTATGCATTATCTAAATCACTCATTCTTGTATCTAGTATTGTACAAATACTGTTATACATTCCATTTAAACAAGCTTTTTCCCATATAGATTCTTGTACATCACTAACACAATTAGTTGGCATACCTGACGCATTTAATACATCTGCTACTTGTTTTGCATATACACCACTAATTTCATTGTAACCATAGCTAGATAATGTAACATCTGCTGGTCCATTAAGACCAGCTGTAACTAGTGAAATCCCCATTACTATATTTTCTTTCTTTACATATTTTTGTATAGTCTTAATATGTCCTAGTCCATTTAACAAGCATAATACTTTAGTATTATCACTAAATACATGTTGTAGTGTCTTTAATGACTTGTCTAACATCATTGATTTTACAAAGAGTATTACTAAATCTACCTTTTCATTGTAATCTTCCATCATATATGCTCTAATTTTTGTATTATTTAACTCTTTATCTATTTCTTTGATTTTTAAACCTTCTCTATTTATCTTGTCTACATTTTCTTTCCATGTATCAACAACATCAACCATATTGTCTTTTGACAACTTATGTGCAAATGAAGCACCCATCGCTCCTGCACCAACAACTAATATTTTCATTTTGTCCACCTTTTTCTTAATTTATATTCAATTATACCATGCTTTAATTCTATTGTAAATTTAAAACAATAATAGATACATACTTAACAATCTACGATTGTAAAAAAGTAGTATTTATGTTAAAATCTATTATAAATTTGAAAGGAAGAGATGAAGATATATGGATAACTTAATAGACAAAAAATATGCAGCTTCTGAAATAGAACAAGGAATATATGAAAATTGGGAAAATATGGGATACTTTAAACCAAGTGATAACTTAGATACTCCCTATTATTCAGTCATACTTCCACCACCTAATGTTACAGGTATATTACATATTGGACACGTTTTAAATGTTTCAATTACCGATGCTATTATTAGATACAAACGTATGAAGGGCTTTAATACTTTATGGCTACCTGGTACAGACCACGCTGGTATTGCAACACAAAACAAGGTAGAAAGAATGCTAATGTCTAATGGTATTAAAAAAGAAGACTTAGGTAAAGATAAATTTATAGAAAAAACTTGGGAATGGAAAAATAAGTACGGACATATCATCACAAAACAATTAAGAAAAATAGGTGGTTCTCTTGATTGGTCACGTGAAATGTTTACAATGAATGAAAAATCATCAAACGCTGTTAAAGAAGCGTTCATAGACCTATATGAAAACGACTTAATCTATCAAGGTGAATACATAGTAAACTGGTGTCCTTTTGATAAGACAGCTCTTGCTGATGATGAAATTAACCATGAAGAAAAAGATAGTTTTTTATGGCACATACAATATCCAGTAAAAGATAGTGACATTAAGTTAATAGTTGCAACAACTAGACCTGAAACTATGTTAGGTGATACTGGTGTTGCTGTTAACCCACATGATGACAGATACAAAGACTTAGTTGGTAAGACTGTAATACTACCACTTATGAATAGAGAAATCCCTATAGTCGCTGACGAATATGTTGATATGGAATTTGGTACAGGTGTAGTTAAAATGACTCCATCTCATGACCCTAATGACTTTGAAGTAGCTAAAAGATGTAATTTAAAGTATATTAACATACTAACTGAGGATGCAAAAATCAATGAAAATGGTGGTAAGTACCAAGGTTTAGATAGATTTGAAGCTAGAAAACAAATAGTAAAAGACTTAGAAGAATTAGGACTACTAGTTAAAATAGAGCCACATAAAAACTCTATAGGTCATTGCTATAGATGTGATACGATAATAGAACCTAGAGTTTCAAAACAATGGTTTGTTAGAATGAAACCTTTAGCTAAAAAAGCTCTAGAAGTTGTTAAAAATGGAGAAATTAAACTAGAACCTGCTAGAATGGAAAAGATTTACTACAACTGGCTTACAAATATACGTGACTGGTGTATTTCAAGACAAATTTGGTGGGGTCATCAAATACCTGCATACTATGATGAAAAAGGTAATGTATATGTAGCTAAATCACTAGAAGAAGCAATTAAAAAGGCTGGAACTACTAATCTACGTCAAGAATCTGATGTACTAGATACATGGTTCTCATCAAGCCTATGGCCATTTTCAACTATGGGTTGGCCAGATAATGATGCAGCTGATTTAAAGCATTTCTTCCCAACTAACACTTTAGTTACTGGTGCTGATATTATCTTCTTCTGGGTAGCACGTATGATAATGATGAGTTTACACTTCAAAAAACAAATTCCATTTAAGTACGTATACTTTACAGGTATAGTTCGTGATGAAATAGGAAGAAAGATGAGTAAATCATTAGGTAACTCACCTGACCCATTAGATATTATACAAAACAAAGGTGCAGATGCTCTACGTTTTGGACTTTTATTTAACACTACACAAGGGCAAGATATTAGATTTAATGATGGTCTAGTTGATATGGGAGCAAATTTTGTAAACAAGTTATGGAATGCTTCAAAATTTGTTTTATCTAACTTAGAAGGTTTTGATAAAAACACTAGCATAATGGACCTTGACTTTAAGGTTGAAGATTCATGGATATTATCTAGATTAAGTAATGTTTCTAAAGAAATTAATGAAAATATGGATAAGTACAACATAGATCAATCATGTAAATTAGCATTTGAATTCTTTAAAGGTGATTTTTGTGATTGGTATGTTGAAATTGCAAAGACTAGAATATATAACTCAAGTGATAAGGCTGATAAGTTAACAGCTCAATGGGTATTAAGACACGTATTAGACTACTCACTAAGACTACTTCATCCATTTATTCCATATGTTACTGAATATATATGGCAATATGTTAAGGTAAGTGGTGATACAATAATGCTATCAGACTTCCCTACTTATGATAAGGCTCTTGTTGATATGCAAGTTGAAAATACTTTTGCTTTCATGCAAGAAGCAATTAACAGTATTAGAAATATACGTGCAGAAGCTAATGTTAGTCCTGCTAAAAAGATACATCTACTTTACTTATCAAAGAATGAAGATGAAGAACATATCTTGGTAAATAACCTAAAGATTCTAGATAAGTTAGCTAATGTTGAGAAAATAGAGAAGGCAAATAATATACCTAGTCTTGTTGGATTTAGACTAGTTAGAAATACAGAAATTTATGTACCTTTAGCTGATTTAATTGATAAGGACAAGGAAATTAAGAAGATACGTAATGAAATTGAAAAAGTAGAAAATGAATTAAAAAGAGTCAATGGTAAGTTAAATAATGAAAACTTTACTTCAAAAGCTCCA
It encodes:
- a CDS encoding valine--tRNA ligase; the encoded protein is MDNLIDKKYAASEIEQGIYENWENMGYFKPSDNLDTPYYSVILPPPNVTGILHIGHVLNVSITDAIIRYKRMKGFNTLWLPGTDHAGIATQNKVERMLMSNGIKKEDLGKDKFIEKTWEWKNKYGHIITKQLRKIGGSLDWSREMFTMNEKSSNAVKEAFIDLYENDLIYQGEYIVNWCPFDKTALADDEINHEEKDSFLWHIQYPVKDSDIKLIVATTRPETMLGDTGVAVNPHDDRYKDLVGKTVILPLMNREIPIVADEYVDMEFGTGVVKMTPSHDPNDFEVAKRCNLKYINILTEDAKINENGGKYQGLDRFEARKQIVKDLEELGLLVKIEPHKNSIGHCYRCDTIIEPRVSKQWFVRMKPLAKKALEVVKNGEIKLEPARMEKIYYNWLTNIRDWCISRQIWWGHQIPAYYDEKGNVYVAKSLEEAIKKAGTTNLRQESDVLDTWFSSSLWPFSTMGWPDNDAADLKHFFPTNTLVTGADIIFFWVARMIMMSLHFKKQIPFKYVYFTGIVRDEIGRKMSKSLGNSPDPLDIIQNKGADALRFGLLFNTTQGQDIRFNDGLVDMGANFVNKLWNASKFVLSNLEGFDKNTSIMDLDFKVEDSWILSRLSNVSKEINENMDKYNIDQSCKLAFEFFKGDFCDWYVEIAKTRIYNSSDKADKLTAQWVLRHVLDYSLRLLHPFIPYVTEYIWQYVKVSGDTIMLSDFPTYDKALVDMQVENTFAFMQEAINSIRNIRAEANVSPAKKIHLLYLSKNEDEEHILVNNLKILDKLANVEKIEKANNIPSLVGFRLVRNTEIYVPLADLIDKDKEIKKIRNEIEKVENELKRVNGKLNNENFTSKAPKAVIEKEKGIKQELTDKLNKLNENLNKFLK
- a CDS encoding lipopolysaccharide biosynthesis protein, which encodes MKSSILKGTLIYTLANTIIKLGGLVFLPIMTRILTTEEFGIIGILSPITTIFTIVLGLGFYNVILKKYVDLKDNKQELETFKFTVVIFILFLNLLVLVVFLIPCFRGVIEKIFKVDYLLVLISMIIAMVNSLNNMALSLFRIEKKYFKVAIGSLISFFTNYILAIYFISKLHLGIFGNQFANLCAVITLLIFLYVEYFKDIHIKFSKNYLVYSIYNGVPLIFIELTDQLVNFSDRYILAVFNISYGLIGAYTLAYTGSRILSVITGSFINAWTAELYLDIRNEKINRNLELFFSILAFFCIGASLFSPEAISLLFPKHYLLAIQYMPVVLTSAIVQSLYALDYYFHYFEKSKYIVVFTFLALVINVSLNLILIPIFKSNAVYIAGLTTLIALTTRAIIEFVIINRCFKIKFRYYKFVIYFLLAFNPILIYLTRRPIGIVSILLKLLYILICIGIIIKDDKNWRKHLIYLRQRIIGRVN
- a CDS encoding glycosyltransferase family 2 protein, which codes for MEKTFNIFTPTYNRKSKLKRTYESLKNQTFKDFTWLIIDDGSTDNTKEVVDEFKDLDIQYVYVKNGGKQRAYNLAIEKAKAKYFMCLDSDDYLVEDALEKIQECMKKTNSHQAGVGYLSGYDRKTVIGTKLALKDVSIFSQYNEHNVSGDKGLCFKTDILKQYRFKVFEGEKFTTEAYLYNMISEKYTMYWINEIFEIKEYLDNGLTSKYDKLLCKNPKGQALYYNQTLRLKKSLLNASRYIKFSLIAKKSIFEIIREANSKLFAILGFPIGVYMYFKWRIKNEEK
- a CDS encoding mannose-1-phosphate guanylyltransferase: MNIAIIMAGGSGTRFWPLSTKDTPKQLLKLFSDKTLLEETIDRLNRTGIYDKVYIVTGKGLEKRIRQTLKDFDNILIEPVSKDTSFCIAYSVKKIVDIYGIDTHISIFPSDHLIRNDELFKESIEKALTFKDNIVIMGIKPQYPETAYGYIKYRDNDVIEFREKPNRETAEKYLEEGNYLWNSGMLFASSKVILGEIEKYLPKHYALSLDAERISFDIGVLEKTNLCKVVPVSFDWNDVGSFSSLDKVFEKNEQDSIIISKDKYLGLQSSKNIVINKEDGKNIVVVGLDDLIVVNTKDNLLICPKSKDQEIKKIAGIIDEK
- a CDS encoding ketopantoate reductase family protein, with product MKILVVGAGAMGASFAHKLSKDNMVDVVDTWKENVDKINREGLKIKEIDKELNNTKIRAYMMEDYNEKVDLVILFVKSMMLDKSLKTLQHVFSDNTKVLCLLNGLGHIKTIQKYVKKENIVMGISLVTAGLNGPADVTLSSYGYNEISGVYAKQVADVLNASGMPTNCVSDVQESIWEKACLNGMYNSICTILDTRMSDLDNAYLLEQIQKGIIEEFHKIALKEGVDFNKEKTFEKVRICTTKDFKGSKHYPSMHQDLRQHKRKTEIDFLNGYISKKGKEYGIPTPYCDLITFEIKVLEGKVVR
- the wzy gene encoding O-antigen polysaccharide polymerase Wzy, translated to MKKNKVLVMHIFVILISLLLFNVLSDDMIKFKEVYLLLIYAYTMYTANIFVDYINSYMIFLYTLGLFNFSRIALDFLEYARIGWATKFANYYFCTSVVNEIIYVFLICLLFIHLGFLIAIKTSKLDFDITIKRDEVNIQFSKIVFIVFSFMLAIKLFIQFKAILAYGYNAYYTGILRNIEYPSYTYASGTIMTIAFIIFLVSKPEKSEFLIFSSIYLLVKLLDSLKGARAIFLTQFLFIFWYYVKAYKPKIRYRDLFKIFGFILAFSQILVSFREKKLFSLKIITSIENFFFSQGVSYLVLGYTIDLKERIANKLYIIQGIFGFKPQGQEALNTTNSLPDVLTYMLDPKAYIKGEGIGSNFIAESYFLGYFLMIILFVILGYLIVKYEIYVGKYRILLMLSTYLIPNLFYIPRGSLFGGGLLKFIGIYILVPLIIMKGLNLWKEYLELPTTSG